The window AAGCTGCTCGATGCCCTGGCGAGCCCTAAGGATAGATACTATCTCTTGCGGCTGGAGAAGGATGTCATTGACTTTGTGCAGGACTCCAAGTACGACTGCCCAAACTGccctccccccttcccctttcTCACCGTGCGCTGACCGTCAGCAGGGAGCCGTACATGGATCTACCTCCGTCAAATTCGTTCTGTAGGATGCTCACGCACAAGCTGGCCGACTATTATCACATGACGCACTCTTACGAGCCTCATATTGGATCTGTGCGAATATTTAGAACACCCTTTTGCCGCGTTCCGCCATCTCTGGCCACGATGGCGCCCCAGCCCAATGTTTCGGCCAGCAGCACCCCGCCCCCCGTTGTTCTTCCCAAGAAGATCatgcgccgaggacgagatggtGAGAGTGGTCCCTGCAGCACGGGACCTTCGAAGCCTACGTCGGAAGATGGAAGTGACGGCAAGGACAAGCAACCCTTGGCAAAAGAAAAGTACGTCCAGTTGTGCGGACCTTCCGCCTGATCCGATCGGCTGACTGTCTGTAGGATGTCGAGAGAGGAACGAGAGGAAATGTATAAGCTGGCTCGCGAGCGCATCTTTGGAAATTCCGAGACCAACAGTGTCCAAGGTATTACGGCATCTGCCCGGCCGTCCTTGCCTGCCCGAGGCTAAACTCTGTTTCAGAAaacgaagccgaagccggcgtGTCTCGCACGAGTTCCATGTCCGCCACGAACAAGGCAAACGTCACTAAGCGTGGCAAGACCGGCAAGCAACGTCGCGACGACTCGGACAGCTTTGACTCGAGGAATCAGTACACGCCATACTGGGGCCCGCAACAGCAGACCTGGGTTCCCCAGTACCAGGGCCAGTTCATGCCGCCCGCTCCTGGCCAGTACGCCGCCcaaccgccgccggcgcatCCTGGGCAGGTCACGGCTGTCTATGGTCAACAGCCTGGCGCCTGTCCTGGGATGCCCGTGCCGGGACCCAACCCGGCCTACTCCGGCTACGCAGTGCCTCCAGTAGGTGACGCCCAGCATGTGTGACGCCCAGCATGTTGCCCAATCCACCACGCTAACGTGCACCGGCAGCACCCTCCTCATGCTCCTCAGCAGAGGCGTCAACCAGATGGCAGCCCGCTGACGGTCTACGGCTCCCCGGCTCCCCCAACAGTTGCACCCCAAGGCTGGCAGACTGGTTTTGCCCCCCCCGCGTATCAGAACAGGGgtcctccgccgtcgtcacagGCCCAGGCTGGCATTCCGTATGCTTTCGGACAGCTTCCGGCGAATGTGAACCCGCAAGATCCTAAGAGCCAGCATCCCATTCCCGGAAGCTACAACAGGAACCACGCGTTCAACCCCAAGACGCAGTCGTTTGTTCCTGGCGGAAATTGCATGCATCCCGTTCCGGCTCCCCAGCCGCCTTTCACGGCCCCTGGATCTCATCACAGCAGCCCTCTGATCGGCTCGCCTCACCTTGCCTGCGTCGGGTACCAGCAGGGTGCGCCCTCGCCTTTCGCTGGAGGCTACGGCATGGCGAGGCAGGGATCCAGCAACTCGATCCCCTCGTACCACGGCCCTCATATGCCTCAGCATGCGCCGCTAATGCAAGGCATGCCATCCCCACTGAACATTCAGAACCCGCCAGCCCATGTGCCAGGCCGCCTGGTTGCTCCTTTGGGACCAAGCCCGATGTATGGCCATCTGCCGACTTATGGCAATCCGGCGACGTTGCCGCAGAAACCGGCACCCGGAATATAATGGCCAACGACGAGGTGTGAAGGACTGCGTTCGGCGTATCGGAGCATACAAGCATCTTGGCGTTTATGATGGATAGGATGAATGATTGGTGTTTCCCCCTCGCAGGCTATCGCCCccccaccccctcccccgccctACTTTCAGGCAAGATACATTCAGCGCAGCGGCAACATCTGTCAAATGAAAACTGCATGACGATCGAATTTCGTTTCTAAAATTTCTCAGGAGCCGACTCAGTTCCTGCTTGCCAACAACGCCATGATGATTTGCGTGTTTGAACACGATGCCCATGCCCACGTCTCGTAATACATGCAGAGAGTGTACCGGCTGAGCTTTCCATTCGGtgctcctctcctcccccgcGACTGACAACAAACCCAGGTTAGTGCCGCATTCTACTCCGTAGGCTCCCGAGGCTCTCGAGGCTCCCGAGGCTCCCGCGGCTCCCGCGGTTCCCTCTGCTGACCGCCTCCCCTGCCACCGCCACGACCGCCACGCTTGATGCCTCCGCGCTGGTGGCCGCCCTTGTCGCCCTCcgtcttgccctcgccgtccttcTCGCCGCCAGTCAAGTTGGCCACAGCCAATCGCTGAGAGAGATCGATCTGAGTGCGAATGGTGTTTGCCAGGTAGCTGACCATGAGGACATCCTGTATGTGATTGTTGAAGTCGCGCTCGATCTGGTCTTCGTCGACTTTGGGTGCCAGAGACAGGGTACTCATCAGATACTGTCCCAGAGCGTTGTTgggctcctcctcctcatccaAAACACCGCTGACCCACTCGCTGACCCGATCGAGGAGGTTCAGGGTCTGTTGGATGGACCGGCCGAGGCCTTCGATATCTGATACCAGAGGCGCGGTTCGTGATTCGGAGTCTTGTGCACTCGCCACGGCGTCCAGAGCACTCCGCTCCGCGTCTCCGTACAGCATCTTGTGGGGGACCTGGATGAACAGGcagctctcggccgccctctCAGCGTTGACGGCCACCGGGGCACTGATGTAGCATCTCGTTTCAATATCCTCGCCGGGGTCGGTCGAGATGGTCAGGTGGATGGCCGGATGGGGGAAAGTGCCGGTCTCCGGGCTGGCAAAGAAGTTTTGGATCAGGGCGCTGAAGCTGTTGAGCTCGTGCGACGTCGTGTACCAGCCGAGCAGCGAATCGCGCGGGGAGGCTTTCAGGGTCAGGGCGAGCATCGTCTTCTGGTATTCgacatcgacctcgacctggTCCTCCTCTTCGGTATGGGGGATGGCGAAGCAGGAGCGGACTTCGACTTCGGTGCCATCTTCGGATCTGGTGCCGACTAGCGCGCCGATAACTCGAGTGGATTGGGCATTCTCGCGGACGTCCCGTCGCACGGCGTGGTCGAGGATGGAGAGGACGGCCTTTACAAAGGAGGAAAGGGGCATGTTAGCATGGCTGACCTGGGGGTTGGCCCCGAACCGTGGCCGATATGGCACGTTGAGCTTGGGTAACGGAAGAGGGGTACCGTA of the Drechmeria coniospora strain ARSEF 6962 chromosome 01, whole genome shotgun sequence genome contains:
- a CDS encoding R3H domain-containing protein, with the translated sequence MASAQASSDLPRPSFAKVAASISKQAPPRSLLVGGQTGNRMSAPASDVPVIVSGASAAAVRSRAMSPPKPGDRASPGAGIVVVDSVAVPIRNLKIGSKVPSLVIDGTGAVLDRQQTRVSRESASDESQRFDSSSELGTKPPSLDGKSITSGTTFAMDEKESLRPDDSASVKAAAEDDDSFSIRGSFIAGSRMSSDIAARARGIQLGDIPERRLVQPPPGPLGPGILTPQSSSSEQPPPLNPAMPLGVEGSSDALNVIYRQAPDEKLLDALASPKDRYYLLRLEKDVIDFVQDSKEPYMDLPPSNSFCRMLTHKLADYYHMTHSYEPHIGSVRIFRTPFCRVPPSLATMAPQPNVSASSTPPPVVLPKKIMRRGRDGESGPCSTGPSKPTSEDGSDGKDKQPLAKEKMSREEREEMYKLARERIFGNSETNSVQENEAEAGVSRTSSMSATNKANVTKRGKTGKQRRDDSDSFDSRNQYTPYWGPQQQTWVPQYQGQFMPPAPGQYAAQPPPAHPGQVTAVYGQQPGACPGMPVPGPNPAYSGYAVPPHPPHAPQQRRQPDGSPLTVYGSPAPPTVAPQGWQTGFAPPAYQNRGPPPSSQAQAGIPYAFGQLPANVNPQDPKSQHPIPGSYNRNHAFNPKTQSFVPGGNCMHPVPAPQPPFTAPGSHHSSPLIGSPHLACVGYQQGAPSPFAGGYGMARQGSSNSIPSYHGPHMPQHAPLMQGMPSPLNIQNPPAHVPGRLVAPLGPSPMYGHLPTYGNPATLPQKPAPGI
- a CDS encoding eukaryotic translation initiation factor 3 subunit F, producing the protein MELRPATIGGASKDRATCLIDAYLSAHNPSGAAKPANHKIGRNLATSRSQRPEPSGAALVFLPPTPTRRTSPLTQPHVAPVDYEFLPSMAAATERFIHLARPLAHGNVGVQTNIAPLSVNIQPQVSHANMPLSSFVKAVLSILDHAVRRDVRENAQSTRVIGALVGTRSEDGTEVEVRSCFAIPHTEEEDQVEVDVEYQKTMLALTLKASPRDSLLGWYTTSHELNSFSALIQNFFASPETGTFPHPAIHLTISTDPGEDIETRCYISAPVAVNAERAAESCLFIQVPHKMLYGDAERSALDAVASAQDSESRTAPLVSDIEGLGRSIQQTLNLLDRVSEWVSGVLDEEEEPNNALGQYLMSTLSLAPKVDEDQIERDFNNHIQDVLMVSYLANTIRTQIDLSQRLAVANLTGGEKDGEGKTEGDKGGHQRGGIKRGGRGGGRGGGQQREPREPREPREPREPREPTE